Proteins co-encoded in one Theileria equi strain WA chromosome 3, complete sequence genomic window:
- a CDS encoding peptidase, putative (encoded by transcript BEWA_009950A): protein MESKTPLSHLIALLREKKLDALIVDHDDPHASEIPHETYDRLSFISGFTGSSGCALITTSKSYLWTDSRYFIQAEKELSSPWILMKLREKGVPLIHDFILQNPDLKKIGFDLYTTSYNTHKFWKEKLHDRELVGLTANPIDEIWSDKRPQFPLHSVKVHELRYSGLSVTDKMLKFREEMLKRGSDAIVLTLLDEIAYALNLRGSDSDVSPFFYSYLVIEKEAITLFIESKKVDDLIIKYLNSHKVSVRGYNEIFKYLENLGVTSDTDTTTTYKIWVSPSVSVYICNSFLQSNSEVLKRELIVENTPICNIKVDRPINILIIIQARKNDTELQGMAEAHILDGIALARFFGDVLNKKEDGTLFKETEFTLGELSTRYRLDEDECVGYSFPPISAIGSNGAIVHYRPDKENSSLIEPKMYLLDSGGQFYGGTTDVTRTVHFGDPTPEEKEAYTLVLKGHLALRQAIFPENTSGLSLDVLARQYLWKTGRNYYHGTGHGVGAFLNVHEGPASISTLSKTATGRLSVVYLEEGMVLSNEPGYYKEGEFGIRIENVVYVKPLGDDFSEDSRKYFTFDDFTLVPYCKELLDHSILTKEEKEWINEYHKRIADTLIPRMLERSSHEYESAIEYIKKSAEPI from the exons ATGGAGTCCAAGACTCCCTTGTCCCATTTAATCGCGCTTTTGCGGGAAAAAAAGCTAGATGCCCTTATAGTCGATCACGATGATCCACACGCATCAGAAATTCCACATGAAACTTATGATCGCTTGTCTTTCATATCTGGATTCACAGGAAGTTCTGGTTGTGCACTTATAACCACCTCTAAATCCTACTTATGGACAGATTCTAG ATATTTCATTCAAGCTGAGAAGGAATTATCTTCGCCTTGGATTCTGATGAAACTTCGTGAAAAGGGTGTTCCATTGATCCACGATTTTATACTTCAAAATCCTGATC TTAAAAAAATCGGATTCGATTTGTATACAACCAGCTATAACACACATAAATTCTGGAAAGAGAAACTCCATGATAGAGAACTTGTTGGCTTAACTGCGAATCCAATAGACGAGATATGGTCCGATAAAAGACCACAATTTCCATTACATTCTGTAAAAGTCCATGAACTGAGATATTCTGGTCTTTCTGTCACGGATAAAATGCTGAAATTTCGCGAAGAAATGCTCAAAAGGGGTTCGGATGCTATAGTTCTTACT TTGTTAGATGAAATCGCGTATGCTCTTAATCTTCGTGGTTCTGACTCTGACGTTTCACCTTTCTTTTATTCATATCTCGTGATTGAAAAGGAAGCTATAAC TCTATTCATCGAGTCCAAAAAGGTGGATGATCTTATAATTAAGTATCTAAATAGCCATAAAGTTTCTGTCAG GGGCTACAACGAGATATTTAAATATCTGGAAAATTTGGGTGTTACAAGTGATACTGATACTACTACGACTTATAAGATCTGGGTTTCCCCATCTGTTTCTGTCTATATTTGTAACTCGTTTCTTCAAAGTAACTCTGAAGTACTAAAAAGAGAACTTATCGTTGAAAACACACCAATTTGTAACATCAAGGTCGATCGACCAattaatattttaataatcATACAGGCTAGGAAGAATGACACAGAATTACAAGGAATGGCTGAAGCCCATATCCTAGACGGAATAGCATTAGCAAGATTTTTTGGTGATGTATTG AACAAAAAAGAAGATGGAACACTATTCAAGGAAACAGAATTTACCTTGGGTGAATTGAGTACAAGATATCGTTTAGATGAG GATGAATGTGTAGGGTATTCATTTCCACCAATATCAGCTATAGGCTCAAATGGTGCTATAGTTCACTACAG ACCAGACAAAGAAAATAGCTCTTTAATTGAGCCTAAGATGTATTTGCTTGATTCCGGTGGTCAATTTTATGGAGGAACTACTGATGTCACACGAACAGTCCATTTTGGTGATCCAACCCCCGAAGAAAAAGAAGCTTACACATTGGTATTAAAG GGGCACCTAGCCTTGAGACAAGCAATCTTCCCGGAAAATACGTCCGGTTTGTCTTTGGATGTATTGGCGAGACAGTACCTCTGGAAAACCGGCAGGAACTACTATCATGGAACTGGACACGGTGTTGGTGCATTTCTCAACGTTCATGAAGGGCCTGCGAGTATATCTACACTCTCAAAAACAGCAACTGGACGTCTTAGTGTTGTCTATCTTGAAGAAGGGATGGTTCTATCAAATGAACCAGGTTATTACAAAGAAGGAGAGTTCGGTATACGCATCGAAAATGTCGTTTATGTAAAGCCTCTCGGTGATGATTTCTCTGAAGATAGCAGAAAATACTTTACATTTGATGATTTTACTCTAGTGCCGTACTGCAAAGAGCTGTTAGATCATTCAATTCTGACAAAAGAG gaaaaggaatggaTAAACGAATACCACAAGAGAATAGCGGACACGCTCATTCCGCGTATGTTGGAAAGATCATCTCATGAATATGAGAGTGCGATAGAATACATTAAAAAATCTGCAGAACCAAtttaa
- a CDS encoding eukaryotic translation initiation factor 3 subunit 8, putative (encoded by transcript BEWA_009960A), whose translation MQSKFWGDDSDESDYSSEYSSNGEEDVPKRQNDPPTWTLDSSSDDGESRVVKSAKAKAIETIQNHIKTIDHLKKISDFSELLKDYDMLSKLVDKQYSSGRLPKLIVKLITDLIQFMDLQQKDKESCKKFSKAKSIAFNTLRSRLRKFSEQYSDIIDEYNADPDNFHDILEQSDHEYSDSSLSSESDIDEGSYSEENDSVTQTNDDSGSDLDESSSWSDSGSSEVSDIDEDKHKLAMSKWGVKKTEKLSEVKEKVVKKVKTKVSKKKDEKDKQVPMSNYGKFSAIASAADALFAHLKEVKLGNDDNPFDIVVPEIEELVNTVHLTEDSVRSFVKSIIEKRGKRGTNNLENVRVLQVLVYIAKNISHTLYLEVLETLTHLHFDSYSYAYGAMSPSQWINAYRIAFHLLSELIKNPKLLLLSENFSLSSHTQNEEVEGVNSKGNTVEKLKGSTSLLSSIVQKLNDELYKGLLYTDVHHPDYKTMLAYTIDMLYLLHKTFVYFLKKDKNIYDQAATIALIILEHIHYKDDVIAYKIWDLIRKKVKDIDQLEYFFPCKTKKPSDIVSELVNFVFTHGTHREKIRACLHLAYNKSLHGCYYEARDLLLIPNLQEMANETDISTQILFNRNLAQLGICAFRSGLIREAHSYLMDICSQNRHKELLAQGLSNSKNQDKTVEQERAEKRRLLPHHMHLSIELIESVNNICALLLETANFAKSSLNNREIISRQFRRMFEIHEKQVFVGPPENNREIILIAFKYLQVGNWKECYNQILTLNTWNNMPDKENVQEKLKELIKIEAFRTYIFKYVSIYDSFSLDQLSSMFALNQNIIHSLISKMIVNGEIHASWDDNSKCCLINHTEPTELQKLAIKLAENLTTAVEQNELTLNMKNSKFALSQDRRFQQRDTKFSYNARHDDGRISNFNFNRNRRAIQSGRHHYKQSMIGTR comes from the coding sequence ATGCAATCTAAATTTTGGGGTGATGACTCAGACGAGTCTGATTATTCATCAGAATATTCTAGCAATGGTGAAGAAGACGTGCCAAAACGTCAAAATGATCCACCAACTTGGACATTGGATAGCTCCAGTGATGATGGTGAATCTAGAGTGGTTAAATCTGCCAAGGCTAAAGCTATTGAAACTATTCAAAATCACATTAAAACTATTGATCACTTAAAGAAGATTAGTGATTTTTCCGAATTGTTAAAAGATTATGACATGCTGTCCAAATTAGTGGACAAACAATACTCATCGGGAAGACTACCCAAATTGATCGTAAAACTCATAACAGATTTGATCCAATTTATGGACCTTCAGCAAAAGGATAAAGAATCCTGTAAGAAGTTTTCTAAAGCAAAGTCGATTGCTTTCAACACATTGCGTTCTAGGCTCAGAAAATTTAGCGAGCAATATTCTGACATCATAGATGAGTATAATGCAGATCCTGATAATTTTCATGACATTTTGGAACAATCGGATCATGAATATAGCGATTCCTCTCTATCTAGTGAATCTGATATAGATGAAGGTAGTTATAGTGAAGAAAATGATTCTGTTACTCAAACTAATGATGATTCAGGATCAGATTTAGATGAATCGAGTAGCTGGTCAGATTCTGGTTCATCTGAGGTTTCTgatattgatgaagataaGCATAAACTTGCGATGTCTAAATGGGGAGTTAAGAAGACGGAAAAACTTTCAGAAGTTAAAGAAAAGGTAGTAAAAAAAGTGAAAACGAAGGTGTCtaagaagaaagatgaaAAAGATAAACAAGTTCCCATGTCTAACTATGGTAAATTTTCTGCTATCGCATCAGCTGCGGATGCCTTGTTTGCACATTTGAAAGAGGTGAAATTAGGTAATGATGACAACCCTTTTGATATTGTGGTTCCTGAGATTGAGGAACTAGTTAATACAGTACATTTGACAGAGGATTCAGTAAGATCATTTGTTAAATCTATAATCGAGAAAAGGGGGAAACGTGGTACTaataatttggaaaatgtacGTGTATTACAGGTTTTGGTTTATATTGCTAAAAATATTTCGCATACTTTATATCTAGAGGTTCTTGAAACACTTACCCACTTGCATTTTGATTCTTATTCTTATGCTTACGGGGCCATGTCACCTTCACAATGGATTAATGCATATAGGATCGCATTTCATTTGCTATCTGAGCTCATTAAAAATCCAAAACTATTACTTCTTTCTGAGAATTTTAGTCTTTCATCACACACTCAAAATGAAGAAGTGGAGGGTGTCAATTCTAAAGGTAATACTGTAGAAAAATTGAAAGGATCTACGTCTCTTTTGTCATCCATTGTTCAAAAATTGAATGATGAATTGTATAAAGGGCTCCTATATACTGATGTGCATCATCCAGACTACAAAACAATGCTGGCATACACTATAGATATGCTTTATTTATTACACAAAACCtttgtatattttctaaaaAAAGATAAGAATATTTACGACCAAGCTGCGACTATAGCATTGATAATTCTCGAGCATATTCATTACAAGGACGATGTTATCGCATATAAAATATGGGATTTAATCAGGAAAAAAGTGAAAGATATAGATCAGcttgaatattttttcCCATGTAAAACTAAAAAACCTTCCGATATAGTCTCTGAGTTAgtaaattttgtttttacCCATGGAACACACCGTGAGAAAATTAGGGCTTGTCTTCATCTAGCTTACAATAAATCATTGCATGGATGCTACTATGAGGCACGTGACTTGCTTCTtattccaaatttacaagaaaTGGCAAATGAAACGGATATTTCAACGCAGATATTATTTAATCGCAATCTAGCACAGCTTGGTATCTGTGCATTCAGATCCGGTCTTATTCGTGAAGCCCACTCATATTTAATGGATATATGCTCACAGAATAGACATAAAGAGTTATTGGCCCAGGGACTATCAAATTCTAAGAATCAAGATAAGACGGTTGAGCAAGAGAGGGCAGAGAAAAGGCGATTGCTACCACATCATATGCATCTTAGTATCGAGTTGATTGAATCAGTAAATAACATTTGTGCTTTACTTTTGGAAACGgcaaattttgcaaaatcaTCATTAAATAACAGAGAAATCATATCTAGACAATTTAGAAGAATGTTTGAGATTCATGAAAAACAGGTTTTCGTGGGCCCCCCTGAGAATAATAGAGAGATTATATTAATAGCATTCAAGTATCTTCAAGTTGGAAACTGGAAAGAATGCTACAACCAAATTTTGACCTTGAATACCTGGAACAATATGCCAGATAaagaaaatgtacaagaaaAATTGAAGGAACTAATAAAGATAGAAGCATTTAGAACATACATTTTTAAGTATGTCAGCATTTACGATTCCTTCTCTCTTGATCAACTATCTTCAATGTTTGCTCTGAACCAAAACATTATCCATTCCTTGATTAGTAAAATGATTGTTAATGGTGAGATTCACGCTAGTTGGGATGACAACAGTAAGTGTTGTTTGATAAACCATACAGAACCAACGGAACTGCAAAAGCTGGCTATAAAATTAGCAGAGAATCTCACCACTGCTGTCGAACAGAACGAATTGACTCTCAACATGAAAAATTCTAAGTTTGCACTTTCGCAGGACCGCAGATTCCAGCAGCGCGACACCAAATTCAGCTATAATGCTCGTCATGACGATGGAAGGATATctaattttaattttaataGAAATAGAAGAGCCATACAATCAGGTCGCCACCACTACAAACAATCTATGATAGGAACAAGGTAA
- a CDS encoding hypothetical protein (encoded by transcript BEWA_009920A), which yields MFGNTRNNSFWSTSGQQNAPLFGNMSGTTTGSTSLFGNTSGTTNTTSGSLFGSNTGTSTSTGLFGTTTNNTTGGLFGSNNATSTTGTGLFGNTTGTSTTTSGGLFGNMSGTTTGSTSLFGNTSGTTNTTAFNQITGNEVATSITTDGDTVNNVAFGQKNSQEEYRWEYYKRNDPNFKSNTTGGLFGSNNATSTTGTGLFGNTTGTSTTTSGGLFGNMSGTTTGSTSLFGNTSGTTNTTSGSLFGSNTGTSTSTGLFGTTTNNTTGGLFGSNNATSTTGTGLFGNTTGTSTTTSGGLFGNMSGTTTGSTSLFGNTSGTTNTTSGSLFGSNTGTSTSTGLFGTTTNNTTGGLFGSNNATSTTGTGLFGNTTGTSTTTSGGLFGNMSGTTTGSTSLFGNTSGTTNTTSGSLFGSNTGTSTSTGLFGTTTNNTTGGLFGSNNATSTTGTGLFGNTTGTSTTTSGGLFGNMSGTTTGSTSLFGNTSGTTNTTSGSLFGSNTGTSTSTGLFGTTTNNTNGQVSKNISRVGNFLLNWDFGAQSPGVASFWSTHIDIPVEAQEHLKKLSELRNKNQLLSHESTISTRANPSHKEIQDRFGLRKILKDLGIQTTRYSLPQQYFEIDSTPTKVINEWSFSTQSNNQMEDKLTEGFSTLPVRGASKNYYSGTEIYTTEKFIPLHNGGINEIESLRFYATAGKLTDLNTESNVPDQIFTFPNFNSDKDLTLDDISQRGRNRGHLDDIYKLKGSNITNEMTALHSEIENTTMDVSTTTNPPTLSKPKYTTKPTIESLQLMNDKQLSEVLDFQIIHDEYGDILWPGYTDLRSLNLDEIIDISYRKITAYSNTAMVHPVGRGLNKDVIITFRGCVPQNFDERQSITSQVSKMEKLKRYTESIGGKFILANFRAGIWTFSLPYFISESEIDKGKHSPFYFEANLAD from the coding sequence ATGTTTGGTAACACTAGAAATAACAGTTTTTGGAGTACATCTGGTCAACAGAACGCTCCTTTATTCGGTAACATGTCTGGTACTACTACAGGTTCCACCAGTTTGTTTGGCAATACATCTGGTACCACTAATACAACATCCGGAAGTCTATTTGGTTCCAATACTGGTACGTCTACTAGTACTGGTTTGTTTGGTACAACCACAAACAATACAACGGGTGGTTTATTTGGTTCTAATAATGCTACCTCCACTACTGGTACTGGATTATTTGGTAACACTACGGGTACATCTACTACGACGTCTGGAGGTTTATTCGGTAACATGTCTGGTACTACTACAGGTTCCACCAGTTTGTTTGGCAATACATCTGGTACCACTAATACAACTGCATTCAACCAGATTACGGGAAATGAAGTGGCAACATCTATTACTACAGATGGGGATACAGTTAATAATGTAGCTTTCGGTCAAAAAAATTCTCAGGAAGAGTACAGATGGGAATACTATAAAAGGAATGATCCTAATTTCAAATCTAATACAACGGGTGGTTTATTTGGTTCTAATAATGCTACCTCCACTACTGGTACTGGATTATTTGGTAACACTACGGGTACATCTACTACGACGTCTGGAGGTTTATTCGGTAACATGTCTGGTACTACTACAGGTTCCACCAGTTTGTTTGGCAATACATCTGGTACCACTAATACAACATCCGGAAGTCTATTTGGTTCCAATACTGGTACGTCTACTAGTACTGGTTTGTTTGGTACAACCACAAACAATACAACGGGTGGTTTATTTGGTTCTAATAATGCTACCTCCACTACTGGTACTGGATTATTTGGTAACACTACGGGTACATCTACTACGACGTCTGGAGGTTTATTCGGTAACATGTCTGGTACTACTACAGGTTCCACCAGTTTGTTTGGCAATACATCTGGTACCACTAATACAACATCCGGAAGTCTATTTGGTTCCAATACTGGTACGTCTACTAGTACTGGTTTGTTTGGTACAACCACAAACAATACAACGGGTGGTTTATTTGGTTCTAATAATGCTACCTCCACTACTGGTACTGGATTATTTGGTAACACTACGGGTACATCTACTACGACGTCTGGAGGTTTATTCGGTAACATGTCTGGTACTACTACAGGTTCCACCAGTTTGTTTGGCAATACATCTGGTACCACTAATACAACATCCGGAAGTCTATTTGGTTCCAATACTGGTACGTCTACTAGTACTGGTTTGTTTGGTACAACCACAAACAATACAACGGGTGGTTTATTTGGTTCTAATAATGCTACCTCCACTACTGGTACTGGATTATTTGGTAACACTACGGGTACATCTACTACGACGTCTGGAGGTTTATTCGGTAACATGTCTGGTACTACTACAGGTTCCACCAGTTTGTTTGGCAATACATCTGGTACCACTAATACAACATCCGGAAGTCTATTTGGTTCCAATACTGGTACGTCTACTAGTACTGGTTTGTTTGGTACAACCACAAACAATACTAACGGGCAAGTCTCCAAAAATATTAGTAGAGTGGGCAACTTTCTATTGAACTGGGATTTTGGTGCACAATCCCCTGGAGTTGCTAGTTTCTGGTCAACCCATATTGACATACCTGTTGAGGCTCAAGAACATCTGAAGAAACTAAGCGAGCTTAGGAACAAAAATCAGTTATTATCACATGAATCTACAATTTCTACTAGGGCTAATCCATCACATAAAGAAATCCAAGATAGATTTGGTCTACGTAAAATATTGAAGGACCTAGGAATTCAAACTACACGCTATTCTTTACCTCAGCagtattttgagattgaTTCAACTCCTACAAAAGTCATAAATGAATGGAGTTTTAGCACACAATCCAATAACCAAATGGAAGATAAACTTACGGAGGGATTCAGTACATTGCCGGTCAGAGGTGCTTCCAAGAATTATTACAGTGGTACAGAGATATATACCACTGAGAAATTCATACCTTTGCACAATGGTGGCATAAATGAGATTGAATCTCTTAGATTTTATGCTACGGCTGGCAAACTAACAGACTTAAATACAGAATCGAACGTACCTGATCAAATATTCACATTTCCTAATTTCAACTCGGATAAGGACTTAACATTAGACGACATATCtcaaagaggaagaaatcGAGGGCATCTTGATGATATTTATAAGCTAAAAGGTTCAAACATCACAAATGAAATGACTGCACTCCATTCAGAGATTGAAAACACCACTATGGATGTTAGCACTACTACAAATCCTCCTACCCTTTCTAAGCCAAAATACACAACCAAACCAACTATAGAATCTCTCCAACTTATGAACGATAAACAGCTTTCAGAAGTTTTGGATTTCCAAATAATTCACGATGAGTATGGTGACATTTTGTGGCCGGGTTACACTGATCTGCGAAGTTTGAACCTTGATGAAATTATCGACATTTCATATCGCAAAATTACAGCTTATTCTAATACAGCTATGGTACATCCGGTAGGAAGGGGTTTGAATAAGGATGTAATTATAACTTTTCGTGGATGTGTACCTCAAAATTTCGATGAAAGGCAATCTATAACATCTCAAGTCAGtaaaatggaaaaattaaaaagatATACGGAATCTATTGGTGGGAAATTCATATTAGCCAATTTTAGGGCCGGaatttggacattttcACTCCCATATTTCATTTCGGAGAGCGAGATAGACAAAGGCAAACATTCACCTTTTTACTTTGAAGCGAATCTCGCTGACTAG
- a CDS encoding hypothetical protein (encoded by transcript BEWA_009940A), which yields MCCFFGNIRHVWEYFPIKNQKRFIIQRKFVKDPEIKPKNLPFKVTRTPSGNLPVYMRIRAHGTVMYTVVRHIYGDVQAMKEQLRILCESPVRERIGSLEVQGIHVMKIKRWLKNCGQ from the exons ATGTGTTGTTTTTTTGGTAATATTCGTCACGTATGGGAATACTTTCCAATAAAGAATCAGAAAAGGTTTATAATACAGAGAAAGTTTGTAAAAGACCCAGAGATAAAGCCTAAAAATCTTCCGTTCAAA GTAACTAGGACACCTTCAGGAAATCTTCCTGTTTATATGCGCATCAGAGCACATGGAACAGTAATGTACACTGTTGTTAGACATATATACGGGGATGTGCAG GCTATGAAGGAACAGCTAAGGATTTTGTGTGAATCACCTGTCAGAGAAAGAATAGGAAGTCTGGAAGTTCAAGGAATACACGTTATGAAAATCAAACGATGGCTTAAGAACTGCGGGCAGTAA
- a CDS encoding 40S ribosomal protein S21, putative (encoded by transcript BEWA_009930A), whose amino-acid sequence MINDDGKLVDLYIPRKCSATNRIISAKDHGAVQISIGMVDERGVYNNTSFSLALSPEVRQRGDADEMVNRLLKEEGIMTKST is encoded by the exons ATGATTAACGACGATGGTAAATTGGTAGATCTCTACATTCCTCGCAAATGTTCTGCCACAAACAGAATAATTTCTGCCAAGGACCACGGAGCGGTTCAGATCAGCATCGGTATG GTTGATGAGAGGGGTGTCTATAACAATACAAGTTTTTCGCTCGCACTAAGCCCAGAAGTGCGACAGCGTGGTGATGCCGATGAAATGGTCAACAGGTTGCTTAAAGAGGAAGGAATAATGACAAAGAGTACTTAA